In Pseudomonas sp. MM213, a genomic segment contains:
- a CDS encoding ABC transporter ATP-binding protein, with product MTSLNLTNLAWTPLGHGHCHHQFQLRDASLHVAAGEFVGLIGPNGSGKTSLLRCAYRFSKPENGEVRLDHHNVWKQSSRWCAQRIAVVLQEFPDAFGLTVDEVVAMGRTPHKGLFDGDTLEDRNLATQALESVGLNGFEDHAFATLSGGEKQRVILARALAQQPQVLILDEPTNHLDPRFQLELLQLVKRLRIGTLASIHDLNLAAAFCDRLYVLNHGRIVASGTPKEVLTAPLLRDVFGVEALIDEHPLHGYPRITWITQP from the coding sequence ATGACCTCGCTGAACCTCACCAACCTCGCCTGGACACCCCTGGGCCACGGCCACTGTCATCACCAGTTCCAACTGCGTGATGCCTCGTTGCATGTGGCCGCCGGTGAGTTTGTCGGGTTGATCGGCCCCAACGGCAGCGGCAAGACCAGCCTGTTGCGGTGCGCCTATCGCTTCAGCAAACCGGAAAACGGTGAGGTCCGGCTCGACCACCACAACGTCTGGAAACAATCCTCGCGCTGGTGCGCGCAACGCATCGCCGTGGTGCTGCAGGAGTTCCCCGACGCCTTCGGCCTGACCGTCGATGAAGTGGTCGCCATGGGCCGCACACCGCACAAAGGCCTGTTCGATGGCGACACCCTCGAAGACCGGAATCTCGCAACGCAAGCACTGGAATCCGTCGGCCTCAACGGTTTCGAAGACCACGCTTTCGCCACGCTCTCCGGCGGCGAAAAACAACGCGTGATCCTCGCCCGCGCCCTGGCCCAGCAACCGCAAGTGTTGATCCTCGACGAGCCGACCAACCACCTCGACCCGCGCTTTCAGCTGGAACTTTTGCAACTGGTCAAACGCCTGCGGATCGGCACCCTGGCGAGCATCCACGACCTCAATCTCGCCGCTGCTTTCTGTGACCGGCTGTACGTGCTCAATCACGGCCGCATCGTCGCCAGCGGCACACCAAAAGAAGTCCTGACCGCCCCGCTGCTGCGTGATGTGTTCGGCGTCGAAGCACTGATCGATGAACACCCTTTGCACGGCTACCCACGAATCACCTGGATAACCCAACCATGA